In Thermodesulfobacteriota bacterium, the following proteins share a genomic window:
- a CDS encoding 4Fe-4S dicluster domain-containing protein: MHPFAKEIQEKSGQNLSRCYQCKKCTGGCPTVCWFEWPNHGVVRMVQKGMKEELLGSKAIWMCVTCETCGTRCPNGIYLSPIMDALRCLAVEEGRPLPEPAVIAFHRAFVGSARRFGRVHEATMLAEFMWKSKMFLQKGFVGEALGGAKLFAKGKIPLMPSSVKGKAQVARIFDESGLKL; this comes from the coding sequence ATGCATCCTTTTGCCAAAGAGATCCAAGAGAAGAGCGGGCAGAACCTCTCCCGCTGCTACCAGTGCAAGAAGTGCACGGGGGGCTGCCCCACGGTCTGCTGGTTCGAGTGGCCCAACCACGGCGTGGTCCGGATGGTCCAGAAGGGCATGAAGGAAGAGCTCCTGGGCTCGAAGGCCATCTGGATGTGCGTCACCTGCGAGACCTGCGGCACCCGGTGCCCCAACGGCATCTACCTCTCCCCCATCATGGACGCCCTGCGCTGCCTCGCGGTGGAGGAGGGCCGGCCGCTCCCCGAGCCCGCGGTGATCGCCTTTCACCGGGCCTTCGTGGGCAGCGCCAGGCGCTTCGGCCGGGTCCACGAGGCCACGATGCTCGCGGAGTTCATGTGGAAGAGCAAGATGTTCCTCCAGAAGGGTTTCGTGGGCGAGGCCCTCGGGGGCGCGAAGCTCTTCGCCAAGGGGAAGATCCCGCTGATGCCCTCCTCGGTGAAGGGCAAGGCCCAGGTGGCGAGGATCTTCGATGAGTCGGGGTTGAAGCTGTGA
- a CDS encoding CoB--CoM heterodisulfide reductase iron-sulfur subunit B family protein: protein MEFSYYPGCTAHSTGWEFNASTVGVFEALGYGLTEIEDWNCCGGASAHNVNHFVGLGLPARNLAIAQAAGKDLVIPCAGCYNNVKKAKTAFEDGGADADRLSRVLDFAWQGRVEVLSLVDWLERPGVIDHLRSRVKKPLAGLKVVAYYGCQLVRPQRVTGRSSFENPTVLEAACEAVGATALDWSYKVDCCGADLAFGHGDRAQALCTRLVTQAREAGADAIVVSCGLCQINLDMRQSGMNFPILYITEVLGEALQLPGREKWWKKHIVDPSKLFR, encoded by the coding sequence ATGGAATTCAGCTATTACCCGGGCTGCACCGCCCACTCCACGGGCTGGGAGTTCAACGCTTCGACGGTGGGGGTGTTCGAGGCGCTGGGCTACGGCCTTACGGAGATCGAGGACTGGAACTGCTGCGGCGGGGCCTCGGCCCACAACGTGAACCACTTCGTGGGCCTGGGGCTTCCGGCCCGCAACCTCGCCATCGCCCAAGCGGCGGGCAAGGACCTCGTCATCCCCTGCGCGGGCTGCTACAACAACGTGAAAAAGGCCAAGACGGCCTTCGAGGATGGGGGCGCGGACGCGGACCGGCTCTCCCGGGTCTTGGACTTCGCGTGGCAGGGAAGGGTGGAGGTGCTCTCCCTGGTGGACTGGCTGGAGCGGCCGGGGGTGATCGACCATCTTAGGAGCCGGGTGAAGAAGCCGCTTGCGGGCCTCAAGGTGGTGGCCTACTACGGGTGCCAGCTCGTGCGGCCCCAGCGGGTGACCGGGCGCAGTTCCTTCGAGAACCCCACGGTGCTCGAGGCGGCCTGCGAGGCGGTGGGGGCCACGGCGCTCGACTGGTCCTACAAGGTGGACTGCTGCGGGGCGGATCTCGCCTTCGGCCACGGCGACCGGGCCCAGGCGCTCTGCACCCGGCTCGTGACCCAGGCCCGGGAGGCCGGCGCCGACGCCATCGTCGTCTCCTGCGGCCTGTGCCAGATCAACCTGGACATGCGCCAGAGCGGGATGAACTTCCCCATTCTCTACATCACCGAGGTCCTGGGGGAAGCCCTCCAGCTCCCCGGCCGCGAGAAGTGGTGGAAGAAGCACATCGTGGACCCCTCGAAGCTGTTTCGGTGA
- a CDS encoding type II toxin-antitoxin system RelE/ParE family toxin: protein MASSSVRWKRSALRELRVLPKDVLRRVLERAERLADDPFPEGVRKLASAEHTYRLRVGGYRIVYSVQSSLLTIEIIRVGHRREVYR from the coding sequence ATGGCCTCCTCTAGCGTCCGCTGGAAGCGTTCGGCGCTGAGGGAGCTCAGGGTTCTGCCCAAGGACGTTCTTCGTCGCGTCCTCGAGCGCGCGGAGCGGCTGGCCGACGATCCGTTTCCGGAGGGCGTGCGGAAACTCGCCAGCGCTGAGCACACGTATCGGCTGAGGGTTGGCGGCTATCGCATCGTGTACAGCGTGCAGTCCTCGTTGCTGACCATCGAGATCATCCGGGTGGGGCACAGGCGCGAGGTTTACCGGTGA